A single region of the Salarchaeum japonicum genome encodes:
- a CDS encoding NAD(P)/FAD-dependent oxidoreductase, translating to MRVVVLGGGYAGLLLTRKLEDRLPRDAELLLVDDTGDHLVQHELHRVIRKPGLTDAITIPLTDLTERAEVREDTVRGIDTDAKTVSLDDGGDLEYDAVAVCLGAQTAFYDLPGVEEHATPMKRLEHAARARRDFEGVLDTGGGTVVVGGAGLSGVQVAGEFAALAREEGVEDDVDVVLVDRSADVTTGFPENFRRAVRRELDRLDVTVHTNAAVTGTTDAEVEFAERDPIAYDQFVWTGGIRGPDALDGERRGVRGTLEFAENAFAVGDAARVVDADGAVVPASAQAAVRATDVAARNLLASLEETDGFDPRLEQWRFESPGWLVSVGDGAVAQLGPEVLTGKAAEVVKSSVGVAYLAEHGSLRNAIEVVREDVEGAPALPDLDALD from the coding sequence ATGCGAGTCGTCGTGCTCGGCGGAGGATACGCGGGACTGTTGCTCACGCGGAAACTGGAAGACCGCCTCCCCAGGGACGCGGAACTACTCCTGGTGGACGACACGGGCGACCACCTCGTCCAGCACGAACTCCACCGCGTCATCCGGAAACCCGGCCTCACGGACGCCATCACCATCCCCCTCACCGACCTCACGGAGCGCGCCGAGGTTCGAGAGGACACCGTGCGCGGCATCGACACCGACGCGAAGACCGTGAGTCTCGACGACGGCGGCGACCTGGAGTACGACGCGGTCGCGGTCTGTCTCGGCGCGCAGACCGCGTTCTACGACCTCCCCGGCGTGGAGGAGCACGCGACGCCGATGAAGCGCCTCGAACACGCCGCGCGCGCCCGCCGCGACTTCGAGGGCGTTCTCGACACGGGCGGCGGCACGGTCGTCGTCGGCGGCGCGGGGCTCTCCGGCGTGCAGGTCGCGGGCGAGTTCGCCGCGCTCGCGCGCGAGGAAGGCGTCGAAGACGACGTGGACGTGGTGCTCGTCGACCGCTCCGCGGACGTGACGACCGGGTTCCCGGAGAACTTCCGGCGGGCCGTCCGCCGCGAACTCGACCGCCTCGACGTCACCGTCCACACGAACGCCGCCGTGACGGGCACGACCGACGCCGAAGTCGAGTTCGCGGAACGCGACCCCATCGCCTACGACCAGTTCGTCTGGACGGGCGGCATCCGCGGGCCGGACGCGCTCGACGGCGAACGCCGGGGCGTCCGGGGGACGCTCGAATTCGCGGAGAACGCGTTCGCGGTCGGGGACGCCGCCAGGGTCGTGGACGCCGACGGCGCGGTCGTCCCGGCGAGCGCGCAGGCCGCCGTGCGCGCCACGGACGTCGCCGCCCGCAACCTCCTCGCGTCCCTGGAGGAGACAGACGGGTTCGACCCCCGGCTGGAGCAGTGGCGCTTCGAGAGCCCGGGCTGGCTGGTCAGCGTCGGGGACGGCGCGGTCGCACAGCTCGGCCCCGAAGTCCTCACCGGGAAAGCCGCGGAGGTCGTGAAGTCGAGCGTCGGCGTCGCCTACCTCGCGGAACACGGCTCACTCCGGAACGCCATCGAGGTCGTCCGCGAGGACGTCGAGGGCGCGCCCGCCCTCCCCGACCTCGACG
- the mvaD gene encoding phosphomevalonate decarboxylase MvaD: MKATAKAHPIQGLVKYHGMRDHDARYPYHDSISVCTAPANTTTTVAFDDDLDADEYVIGGDRVTGSGADRIESVLDEVRERAGIDTRARLVSENDFPTNIGLGSSASGFAAAAVAACEAAGLDLSHPEMSTIARRGSASAARAVTGGYSDLGGGMSDAECRSHRLDAADSLEEDIRIVIAEVPAYKETQAAHDEAEDSHMFDARRVHVEDQLAEMRNAVRAGDTERVFETAEHDSLSLAATTMTGPAGWVYWKPDTLEVFETVRELRADGTPAWFSTDTGATVYVNTTAEHAEDVEDAIAATGVDTRVWEVGGPARVLDESEALF; encoded by the coding sequence ATGAAGGCCACCGCGAAAGCCCACCCGATTCAGGGGCTCGTGAAGTACCACGGGATGCGCGACCACGACGCGCGCTACCCCTACCACGACAGCATCAGCGTCTGCACCGCGCCCGCCAACACCACCACGACCGTCGCGTTCGACGACGACCTGGACGCGGACGAGTACGTCATCGGCGGCGACCGCGTGACCGGGAGCGGGGCCGACCGCATCGAGAGCGTGCTGGACGAGGTGCGCGAGCGCGCCGGCATCGACACCCGCGCGCGACTCGTGAGCGAGAACGACTTCCCGACGAACATCGGCCTCGGCTCCTCCGCTTCCGGGTTCGCGGCGGCCGCCGTCGCCGCCTGCGAGGCCGCGGGCCTCGACCTCAGCCACCCCGAGATGTCCACCATCGCCCGCCGCGGTTCCGCGTCGGCCGCGCGCGCCGTCACCGGCGGGTACTCCGACCTCGGCGGCGGGATGAGCGACGCCGAGTGCCGGAGCCACCGCCTCGACGCCGCCGACAGCCTTGAGGAGGACATCCGCATCGTCATCGCGGAGGTTCCGGCGTACAAGGAGACGCAGGCCGCGCACGACGAGGCCGAGGACAGCCACATGTTCGACGCGCGCCGCGTCCACGTCGAAGACCAGCTCGCGGAGATGCGGAACGCCGTCCGCGCCGGCGACACGGAGCGCGTGTTCGAGACCGCGGAGCACGACTCGCTCTCGCTCGCCGCGACCACGATGACCGGTCCCGCCGGCTGGGTGTACTGGAAGCCCGACACCCTGGAGGTGTTCGAGACCGTGCGGGAGTTGCGAGCGGACGGGACGCCGGCGTGGTTCTCGACGGACACGGGCGCGACCGTCTACGTGAACACCACCGCGGAACACGCCGAGGACGTCGAGGACGCCATCGCGGCGACGGGCGTCGACACGCGCGTCTGGGAGGTCGGCGGGCCGGCGCGCGTGCTGGACGAGAGCGAGGCGCTGTTCTAG
- a CDS encoding NAD-dependent succinate-semialdehyde dehydrogenase — MASRGTRMESVNPATGERVETYDEHDDGDVEDALAAADDAFQDWREVPIREREKLLANAADVLRENKERYAKLITREMGKPIEQARAEVEKCAWGCEYYSEHASQHLGDEPRASPAGTEVFTSYEPLGTVLAVMPWNYPFWQVFRFAAPYLTAGNTGVLKHASNVPGCAKAIEEVFVEAGYPEDVFQTLLVGSGKVDDILADDRVKAATLTGSGPAGRAVAETAGRHLKKTVLELGGSDPVVVLDDADIDEHIETMAQARYQNTGQSCIAGKRFIVHSDVYDEFLDAFLDEVDGYSVGDPENPETDVGSMASEGLMEELHEQVRESVEAGATVERGGEPLDRAGAFYPPTVLTDVPKGSPADEQELFGPVASVFEVDSEAEAVEKANDTDFGLGASVWTEDRDRGERVARQIEAGCTYVNQLTKSDPRVPFGGIGISGYGRELASDGIREFVNRKTVWIE; from the coding sequence GTGGCATCTCGTGGCACGCGTATGGAGAGCGTGAATCCAGCGACGGGAGAGCGAGTCGAGACGTACGACGAACACGACGACGGGGACGTGGAGGACGCGCTCGCCGCCGCTGACGACGCGTTCCAGGACTGGCGGGAGGTGCCGATTCGGGAGCGCGAGAAACTGCTCGCGAACGCCGCGGACGTGCTCCGGGAGAACAAAGAGCGGTACGCGAAACTCATCACGCGCGAGATGGGGAAACCCATCGAGCAGGCGCGCGCGGAGGTCGAGAAGTGCGCGTGGGGCTGTGAGTACTACAGCGAGCACGCGAGCCAGCACCTCGGGGACGAACCGCGCGCGAGCCCCGCGGGCACGGAGGTGTTCACGTCGTACGAGCCGCTAGGGACGGTGCTCGCGGTGATGCCGTGGAACTACCCGTTCTGGCAGGTGTTCCGGTTCGCCGCGCCCTACCTCACCGCGGGCAACACGGGGGTTCTGAAGCACGCGTCGAACGTCCCCGGGTGCGCGAAGGCCATCGAGGAGGTGTTCGTCGAGGCCGGGTATCCCGAGGACGTCTTCCAGACGCTCCTCGTCGGGTCGGGGAAGGTGGACGACATCCTCGCGGACGACCGCGTGAAGGCCGCGACGCTCACCGGGAGCGGGCCCGCCGGGCGCGCGGTCGCGGAGACCGCTGGACGCCACCTGAAGAAGACCGTGCTGGAACTCGGCGGGAGCGACCCCGTCGTCGTGCTGGACGACGCGGACATCGACGAGCACATCGAGACGATGGCGCAGGCGCGCTACCAGAACACCGGCCAGTCCTGCATCGCGGGCAAGCGCTTCATCGTTCACTCGGACGTGTACGACGAGTTCCTCGACGCCTTCCTCGACGAAGTCGATGGGTACTCGGTCGGCGACCCCGAGAACCCCGAGACGGACGTGGGGTCGATGGCGAGCGAGGGCCTCATGGAGGAACTCCACGAGCAAGTCCGAGAGAGCGTCGAGGCGGGCGCGACCGTCGAACGCGGCGGCGAACCCCTGGATAGAGCGGGCGCGTTCTACCCGCCGACGGTGCTCACGGACGTGCCGAAGGGCAGTCCGGCGGACGAACAGGAGTTGTTCGGACCGGTCGCGTCCGTCTTCGAGGTCGATAGCGAGGCGGAGGCGGTGGAGAAGGCGAACGACACGGACTTCGGTCTCGGCGCGAGCGTCTGGACGGAAGACCGCGACCGCGGCGAGCGCGTCGCCCGCCAAATCGAGGCCGGCT